A single genomic interval of Phaeodactylum tricornutum CCAP 1055/1 chromosome 5, whole genome shotgun sequence harbors:
- the Pt-KIF9 gene encoding mcak-like kinesin-like protein (Kinesin-related motor protein required for mitotic spindle assembly and chromosome segregation; Mitotic Centromere Associated Kinesin) — MRIRVVVRKRPMARTESSAAGDADIVHALHCGSFGKILCYQPKTKVDLTKSIETVPFCFDNVFDEHATNVHVYERAVRGLIPALLDGQWCSIFAYGQTGSGKTFTMMGSNQHRPSKNASNFGLYYMSALDIFAALNSPSLSHLSVGLSCFEIYAGKLFDLLSIPAGRNAIKCLEDGDGQVCFPGLSEHDVDDPDALLSLMERAATQRSTGTTSRNADSSRSHAIVQLHLRYNELCDDDDMLGTEFSRLTLIDLAGSERGADTNSASRATRMEGAEINTSLLALKEVIRAMGQGCDVHVPFRGSKLTQVLKESLVGKHCRSVMIACIAPNMGNCEQTLNTLRYADRVKSR, encoded by the exons ATGCGCATTCGAGTCGTGGTACGCAAACGACCCATGGCCCGAACAGAAAGCAGTGCGGCGGGTGACGCCGACATCGTGCACGCGTTGCATTGTGGGTCGTTCGGAAAGATTCTCTGCTATcaaccaaaaacaaaagtcGATCTGACCAAAAGCATTGAAACAGTGCCGTTTTGCTTCGACAACGTCTTTGACGAACACGCCACCAATGTGCACGTGTACGAGCGCGCCGTGCGCGGTCTCATACCCGCACTCTTGGATGGGCAGTGGTGCAGTATATTTGCCTATGGGCAAACCGGCAGTGGTAAAACCTTTACGATGATGGGATCCAAC CAACACCGGCCCTCCAAAAACGCGTCCAATTTTGGCCTCTACTACATGTCCGCCTTGGATATTTTTGCCGCCCTGAATTCGCCGTCGTTGTCACATTTATCCGTCGGACTTTCCTGCTTTGAGATTTACGCCGGCAAGCTGTTTGACTTGCTGAGTATCCCGGCCGGTCGCAACGCAATTAAATGCCTCGAAGATGGTGATGGTCAGGTTTGTTTTCCCGGTCTGAGTGAACACGATGTGGATGACCCCGACGCGTTGCTCAGCTTAATGGAACGTGCCGCGACCCAACGATCCACGGGAACGACCTCGCGCAACGCTGACAGTTCCCGATCGCACGCGATCGTGCAATTGCATTTGCGTTACAATGAGCTTTGCGATGATGACGATATGTTGGGTACCGAATTTAGTCGATTGACGTTGATTGACCTAGCCGGCAGTGAGAGAGGTGCTGACACGAACAGTGCGAGCAGAGCAACTCGGATGGAAGGGGCCGAAATCAACACCAGCCTACTGGCACTCAAAGAAGTAATTCGAGCCATGGGCCAAGGCTGTGATGTCCACGTACCCTTTCGGGGAAGTAAATTGACCCAAGTGCTCAAAGAGAGTCTGGTCGGTAAGCATTGCCGTTCCGTCATGATTGCCTGTATCGCCCCAAATATGGGGAACTGCGAGCAAACTTTGAACACCCTGCGGTACGCGGACCGTGTCAAATCCCGC
- a CDS encoding predicted protein produces the protein MTSTNSTTTTTTNSTTTGNSPRNGTTDDDDDESSRSSSALRDNIARKGSHAYYFAHAHQANGPQWDGQPQPRLLSRGSTLTSETSSSSHHSSTASNITTYAFHDNGNNVKLYVALEHVGERCSDEDISLDYTETSLSLMVRNYQPQPQCLRFGKLTAPIQSATWKKKDHRLILTIVKQEPREWHTIHDTGAPDHEVV, from the coding sequence ATGACTTCTACCAATtccactactactactactaccaaTTCCACTACTACCGGCAATAGTCCTCGGAACGGAAcgacggacgacgacgatgacgaatCGTCACGGTCGTCGAGTGCCTTACGGGACAATATTGCTCGCAAAGGATCACACGCGTACTACTTTGCGCACGCGCACCAAGCGAACGGACCACAGTGGGACGGCCAACCGCAACCACGTTTACTCTCCCGTGGATCAACGCTCACGTCCgaaacgtcgtcgtcgtcgcatcATTCCTCGACTGCTTCCAACATTACCACGTACGCCTTTcacgacaacggcaacaacGTCAAACTGTACGTCGCCCTGGAACACGTGGGAGAACGCTGTTCCGACGAAGATATTTCCCTGGACTATACGGAAACCTCGCTTTCGTTGATGGTGCGCAACTACCAACCCCAACCACAGTGTCTCCGGTTCGGGAAATTGACCGCGCCCATCCAATCCGCCACgtggaaaaagaaggatCATCGACTCATTCTCACCATTGTCAAACAGGAACCACGGGAATGGCACACCATTCACGATACGGGAGCTCCCGATCATGAAGTTGTCTAA